A genomic segment from Salvelinus alpinus chromosome 8, SLU_Salpinus.1, whole genome shotgun sequence encodes:
- the LOC139582391 gene encoding uncharacterized protein, protein MTDHHLKLNLGKTELLFLPGKDCPFHDLAITVDNSIVSSSQSAKNLGVILDNTLSFSTHIKAVTRSCRFMLYNIRRVRPCLTQEAAQVLIQALVISRLDYCNSLLAGLPACAIKPLQLIQNAAARLVFNLPKFSHVTPLLRSLHWLPVEARIRYKTMVLAYGAVRGTAPPYLQALIRPYTQTRALRSSTSGLLASLPLRKYSSRSAQSKLFAALAPQWWNKLPHDARSAESITTFRRHLKPHLFKEYLG, encoded by the coding sequence atgacggatcaccacctcaagctgaacctcggcaagacggagctgctcttcctcccggggaaggactgcccgttccatgatctcgccatcacggttgacaactccattgtgtcctcctcccagagcgctaagaaccttggcgtgatcctggacaacaccctgtcgttctcaactcacatcaaggcggtgacccgttcctgtaggttcatgctctacaacattcgcagagtacgaccctgcctcacacaggaagcggcgcaggtcctaatccaggcacttgtcatctcccgtctggattactgcaactcgctgttggctgggctccctgcctgtgccattaaacccctacaactcatccagaacgccgcagcccgtctggtgttcaaccttcccaagttctctcacgtcaccccgctcctccgctctctccactggcttccagttgaagctcgcatccgctacaagaccatggtgcttgcctacggagctgtgaggggaacggcacctccgtaccttcaggctctgatcaggccctacacccaaacaagggcactgcgttcatccacctctggcctgctcgcctccctacctctgaggaagtacagttcccgctcagcccagtcaaaactgttcgctgctctggcaccccaatggtggaacaaactccctcacgacgccaggtcagcggagtcaatcaccaccttccggagacacctgaaaccccacctctttaaggaatacctaggatag